The DNA sequence GCAAGCCACGGCGGCGATGGCGGGGTCTGGTCAGCATTGATGCGGGCTTGGGCGGATTGATGGAAGCCTTGGGGGCGACGTTGGGGGACGATTTGCGAACGGGAATCGCCGTGCGCGAAATTCGTGCTTTGGAACGGGGGGAGTCTGACGGGGCGCGGTATGAGCTCCTGTGCCGGACCAATGCTGGAAACGACGAGACGTGGCGTTGTCGGCGACTCGTGCTGGCGACGCTGGCGCCCGCCTCGGCCGAATTATTGGAAGGGCTCGTGCCCGATGCTGCGGCTGACCTGCGTGGTATCGAAAGCGTTTCGCTATGCGTATTGAACCTCGGATTTAGTGCATCGGATATCTCGCATGATCTGCGCGGATTCGGTTTTCTCGTTCCGCGGAATGAACCGGATCTGCCGGTGATGGGAATTCTCTGGGCGGACAGCATCTTCCCGCATCACGTACCCGAAGGGAAACGCCTCATCCGCGTGTTCGTGGGCGGTGCGCGTGATCCCGGCGCCGTGGATCGCAACGATGCTCAGCTCTTGGACGCGGGCATGAACACCGCGCGCAAGTTGCTCGGCATTCGCGGCGACCCGATGCTGGTTGATGTTTCCCGATGGCGGGAGGCGATCCCACAGTATTATCCGGGCCACGTGGAGCGCATCCGCCGTGTGCGGACGGCCGTCGCCGCAAGACAGGGCCTGTTTCTGGTCGGCAACTACCTTGACGGGGTCTCATTGAACGATTGCATTCGCCTGGGCACGGTTACCGGGGAACGCATCGCAGAGGATATTGCGGGAACGCTGAGCGGCGTTACCCATCAACAACTGCAACCGTCGTGACAAAGACACAGCTTGGATGGAGGGTTCGCGATGGCAAATTCCAGTGATCTACCTCGGCCTCATCGTCGTCCGCGGCGTATGCGGCGCAGCGAGACCATCAGGCGGCTGGTCCGTGAGACGCGGCTCACGCCCGATCGATTGATCCTGCCGCAGTTCATCATCGAGGGGCAGGGCAAGAACGAGTCGATCGACGCCATGCCCGGACGGTCGAGGTTGTCGATTGACCTGACCATCGAGGAATGCCACAAGGCGATGGAGCTCGGCGTCCGCTCCTTTGCCCTGTTCCCGGCCGTGGACCCCAAGCTCAAGACCAATGACGGACGCGAAGCCCTCAACAGCGAAAACCTTCTTTGCCGTGCCGTGCGGGCCATCAAGAAGGAGTGCCCCGAGGCCTGTGTGATCACCGACATCGCCCTCGATCCGTACTCCAGCGCCGGGCACGACGGCATCGTCAGCCCCAAAGGTGTGATCCTCAACGATGAATCCGTGGATGTTCTGGCGAAGATGGCCGTGGTTCACGCGAGGTGCGGGGCCGACATTGTGGCACCGTCGGACATGATGGACGGCCGGGTGGAAGCCATGCGCGAGGCGCTGGATGGCGCCGGCTTCGCGGACGTGGCGATCCTCGCCTATACGGCGAAATACGCGTCCGCCTTCTACGGGCCTTTCCGCGAGGCGCTGGACAGCGCTCCGGTCGACGCTCCAAACGTGCCCAAGGATAAGAAGACCTACCAGATGGATCCGGCCAACGCCCGTGAGGCGGTGATCGAGGCAATGCTCGACGAGGCCGAGGGCGCCGACATGATCATGGTCAAGCCCGCGCTGCCCTATCTCGACGTGATCCACCGCCTGCGGCAGGAGACGGCATTGCCCATCGCGGCGTACAACGTGAGCGGCGAGTTCGCCATGATCAAGGCGGCCGCGCGCCTGGGCTGGCTCAACGAAAAAGCGTGCATGATGGAGGCCGTGCAGGCCATCGCCCGCGCCGGCGCAGACATCATCCTTTCCTACGCCGCCCTGGATTACGCGAAGTGGTGGCGCGAAGATCTCGGATAGCAGCGCAAACTTCCTATGAGTTTGCGCTCATTCGTGCGAATTCGTCCAGAATCGCCACGCTGGAGGATGTGCCCAGCCGGGAGGCGCCGGCCTCGATCATGGCCAGAGCGTCTGCGGCGGTGCGAATGCCGCCGGCCGCTTTGACCCGGATCGGCGCGGCATGCTTGTGCAGAAGTCGAACGGCGTCGATCTTGGCCCCGCCGGCCGCGTGCATGCCTGTGGAGGTCTTGACGAAGTCGGCTTCGCCCTCCGCGCAACAACGGCAACCGGCGATGATCTCATCCTGCACAAGCGCCGCCGTTTCCAGGATGACTTTCAGAACGCCGTCGGGACGATGGGTGTGGACGACGTGGGCGACGGCGCTGATGTCCGTCCGTACGTTGCGGACGTCCCCGCTCTTGAGCGATCCCAGCGCGACGACCATGTCGATTTCGATGGCCCCGTCGTCCATCGCCCGCTTCGCCTCGTCGGCCTTGATGTCCGATCGGCTCGCTCCCAGCGGGAATCCTGCAACCGTGACCACAACAGGTCTTCTGGCGGAACGACCGGCGCCGGATTCAATTCGTTTAACGGCGCGGGTTACGTACACGGGATTGACGCACACGCCGTGAAAACCGCGCTCCACGGCTTCATCGCACAAGACATCGATCTGAGCCGGCACTGCCTCCGGTTTGAGCAGCGTATGTTCGATATGTGCCGCGAGTTGTGCGGGGCTCATGCCATTGTCTCCGAGGGTGCCGAGTGTTCTCGACCAACGAGCGCGTTTTCGTCGACCAGTCGCGCGATTCCGTCATCGCCCAGTAGATACGCCAATCGGGTTCGTTCCGCCAGCGTGCCGAGGGCGGGCAGCCGCGTGGCTCCGCGATCGACGATTCCAATGCCGAACGAAGCATCGTCAAAGATGAGTGTGTTGCGGGCTTCCTGCACCGCCCGGTATCGCGCCAGCCAGCCCGCCACTGCAGCCGAAAGCCACAATGCGCCGAGCCCGTTGAACATTGACCAGCCGTAGTAGCCTCCGCCGAAAACGGCATTCCCTTGGAGTCGTCCGACCAGGTACCGCAATAGCAAGTCGTCCACGGCGTCGGCGTCATCCTTCGCCGGCTCGACCTCCTCAATGGCGTGAAACTGCGGGATGTCCTTGTCACGTGCTGGCAAGATATCGACGTTCACCCCGGCCAGCGGGGGCAATGCACCGCGACCGAGACGAAACCGCCTCGCCATCCGCATTTGCTGCCAGCGCTTGGCGATGTTTGCGAACCAGCCCGCGCGAAGCTCGGCCAGCGATACATGCTCCGCATGTGCAAAGGCCAACTGCCGGAGCATGCCACGTTGTCGTGGAGTAGGCGGCTCCGGGGTCTGGCCTGATTCCCCCGGCAGGGCCGCGAACACCAGATCAAGCAATTCCGAGAACCGCGCCCCGCGAACCTTGTCGAAGCTCGCGGCCGCCAGAAGGCCCGTGATCCGCGCCGCCCCGATGAGTCGCCGCCGCAGAGGTAATTCACTGAACCGCAACCACACAACGAATCGCTCGACAATTTCGGAGATCTCATGCCGCGTCGCCTGCAGGCCGCGACGCAGATCGGGCAGGTCGTTGTCGCCGGGGTCGGCATGGTCCAGCTCGCGCACGAGGGCTTCCAGCCATGGGCGATGTGATTCCAGCGATGCCCCCTGCGAGCGGGCCGCGCTGGGGCAGTCGAATCGAAATGACGCCTGCCAGCCTTTGCCTACCGCCCGGACGGAAAACGGGAAAATGCGGCACGCCAGCGGCTTGGACGATTCTCCCTGCTCCGCGTGGATGCGGCAGCGGTTTTCCTCATCGAGAAACACGCACGCGCCGTCAGAATGCTTGTTCAGGGACCAGCTTCCACCGGCGTGGATATACGGCGCGGTGCCCAGGCGCTCCCGCCAGCCGTACGCATCGATGCGCGCCCGCTCCTCGGACGTCAGGTGGCCCACCAGCTCCCGGCAGCATCGCCCGCACGAATGGCACGACCAGCGCTGACCGGGGATTTCAGGCATCAGAACCGTGAGCGATCGCGATTTCGCCATGGTTGAATTCTTGCGCCGCAAAGTGGCTGTGGCAAACGGTGCCCGTCAATATTGCGGGTTTCGGGCGCTCCCTCGCATTTTTCACGGTCGGGCTGCGGGGGATCGCGTTTTGTTCGCCGTCGTTTGTGTCCTTGACGATCCGCAGCCGCTGTGTTTGAATCGCCCGTTCGAGCACCGCTAGCTCAGTTGGTAGAGCAGCTGACTCTTAATCAGCGGGTCCCAGGTTCGAGTCCTGGGCGGTGCAATCCTCAATAGAGCAAGCACTTACGAACGTAAATCGATTTGATTCCTGGGCGTGACTTGCGGCCCCGGGCGATGGGCGTGCTCCCGGCCGCAGGGATCGTCTGGAACGTCGGCGATGGTACCGCCGTCCCAGCGTCCCTGTGCCCCCGTCGTGGTTCGGTGA is a window from the Phycisphaerae bacterium genome containing:
- the hemG gene encoding protoporphyrinogen oxidase encodes the protein MSGTTREVIVVGGGVSGLTTAWHLHRLGVDVALLEAEARVGGCTKTEQRGGFLLEKGPFNVIVRDPSFQALLEAMADRVNVVTASKAARARFLYRRGGLVKVPSDPFSLLFTPLLSPRARLRLVRGLFYSGKGSDEEETIEQVASRRVGVEATDTLISAVVSGIFGGDIHKLSLPACFPSVARVDRQARSLVGYGIAQAFRGGRTKGGKPRRRWRGLVSIDAGLGGLMEALGATLGDDLRTGIAVREIRALERGESDGARYELLCRTNAGNDETWRCRRLVLATLAPASAELLEGLVPDAAADLRGIESVSLCVLNLGFSASDISHDLRGFGFLVPRNEPDLPVMGILWADSIFPHHVPEGKRLIRVFVGGARDPGAVDRNDAQLLDAGMNTARKLLGIRGDPMLVDVSRWREAIPQYYPGHVERIRRVRTAVAARQGLFLVGNYLDGVSLNDCIRLGTVTGERIAEDIAGTLSGVTHQQLQPS
- the hemB gene encoding porphobilinogen synthase; this translates as MANSSDLPRPHRRPRRMRRSETIRRLVRETRLTPDRLILPQFIIEGQGKNESIDAMPGRSRLSIDLTIEECHKAMELGVRSFALFPAVDPKLKTNDGREALNSENLLCRAVRAIKKECPEACVITDIALDPYSSAGHDGIVSPKGVILNDESVDVLAKMAVVHARCGADIVAPSDMMDGRVEAMREALDGAGFADVAILAYTAKYASAFYGPFREALDSAPVDAPNVPKDKKTYQMDPANAREAVIEAMLDEAEGADMIMVKPALPYLDVIHRLRQETALPIAAYNVSGEFAMIKAAARLGWLNEKACMMEAVQAIARAGADIILSYAALDYAKWWREDLG
- the deoC gene encoding deoxyribose-phosphate aldolase, whose product is MSPAQLAAHIEHTLLKPEAVPAQIDVLCDEAVERGFHGVCVNPVYVTRAVKRIESGAGRSARRPVVVTVAGFPLGASRSDIKADEAKRAMDDGAIEIDMVVALGSLKSGDVRNVRTDISAVAHVVHTHRPDGVLKVILETAALVQDEIIAGCRCCAEGEADFVKTSTGMHAAGGAKIDAVRLLHKHAAPIRVKAAGGIRTAADALAMIEAGASRLGTSSSVAILDEFARMSANS
- a CDS encoding YkgJ family cysteine cluster protein; protein product: MAKSRSLTVLMPEIPGQRWSCHSCGRCCRELVGHLTSEERARIDAYGWRERLGTAPYIHAGGSWSLNKHSDGACVFLDEENRCRIHAEQGESSKPLACRIFPFSVRAVGKGWQASFRFDCPSAARSQGASLESHRPWLEALVRELDHADPGDNDLPDLRRGLQATRHEISEIVERFVVWLRFSELPLRRRLIGAARITGLLAAASFDKVRGARFSELLDLVFAALPGESGQTPEPPTPRQRGMLRQLAFAHAEHVSLAELRAGWFANIAKRWQQMRMARRFRLGRGALPPLAGVNVDILPARDKDIPQFHAIEEVEPAKDDADAVDDLLLRYLVGRLQGNAVFGGGYYGWSMFNGLGALWLSAAVAGWLARYRAVQEARNTLIFDDASFGIGIVDRGATRLPALGTLAERTRLAYLLGDDGIARLVDENALVGREHSAPSETMA